One Halobaculum roseum DNA segment encodes these proteins:
- a CDS encoding DUF7554 family protein: MALDVEDLLKIVLLLVIVWLVVEIVTGVLGFALGLIAGPLKGLIGVVIVVLIVLWLTDNL; the protein is encoded by the coding sequence ATGGCACTGGACGTGGAGGATCTGTTGAAGATCGTGTTGCTGCTCGTGATCGTCTGGCTCGTCGTCGAGATCGTCACCGGGGTGCTCGGGTTCGCGCTGGGGCTGATCGCCGGGCCGCTGAAGGGCCTCATCGGGGTCGTCATCGTCGTGCTCATCGTGCTGTGGCTGACGGACAACCTCTGA
- a CDS encoding 60S ribosomal export protein NMD3 has translation MSETRDTREFCPRCGDPVPEREEPLPGEPRERDRVLCDACYLEDFELVDAPDRVEVTVCSHCGAVHRGNRWVDVGARDYTDVAVDEVSEALAVHLKAEQIQWGVDPEQVDRNTIRMHCTFAGVVRGVHVEEEVVVPVKISRGTCDRCGRISGGSYAAVVQIRGRDRVPDPAEQSKAVEIAESLVAEREADGDRESFVTEVIDQPEGKDVKLSTNKLGKAVATQITEELGGSYSEAPTLVTEDGDGNEVYRVTFAVRLPKFRPGDVIDPDDGEGPVLVRSVRGNLKGVRMATGEPYEARFEEGETPDAETVGHVDDAVETTVVAVEDDNAVQVLDPETYEAVTVARPSGVDEEAERVEAVKTDAGLYVVPDDGEAEDDTVDGE, from the coding sequence ATGAGCGAGACACGCGACACGCGGGAGTTCTGCCCGCGCTGCGGCGACCCGGTGCCCGAGCGCGAGGAGCCGCTCCCGGGCGAGCCGCGCGAGCGCGACCGCGTGCTCTGTGACGCCTGCTACCTCGAGGACTTCGAACTGGTCGACGCGCCCGACCGCGTCGAGGTGACCGTCTGTTCGCACTGCGGGGCGGTCCACCGCGGCAACCGTTGGGTCGACGTGGGCGCGCGCGACTACACCGACGTGGCCGTCGACGAGGTGTCGGAGGCGCTGGCGGTCCACCTGAAGGCCGAACAGATCCAGTGGGGGGTCGACCCCGAGCAGGTCGACCGGAACACGATCCGGATGCACTGCACGTTCGCGGGCGTCGTCCGCGGGGTCCACGTCGAGGAGGAGGTCGTCGTCCCGGTGAAGATCAGCCGCGGCACCTGCGACCGATGCGGCCGCATCTCCGGCGGGAGCTACGCCGCGGTGGTGCAGATCCGCGGTCGCGACCGCGTCCCCGACCCCGCCGAGCAGTCGAAGGCCGTCGAGATCGCCGAGTCGCTCGTCGCCGAGCGCGAGGCCGACGGCGACCGCGAGTCGTTCGTCACCGAGGTGATCGACCAGCCGGAGGGGAAGGACGTGAAGCTCTCCACCAACAAGCTCGGGAAGGCCGTCGCGACCCAGATCACCGAGGAGTTAGGGGGAAGCTACTCGGAGGCGCCGACGCTCGTCACCGAGGACGGCGACGGCAACGAGGTGTACCGCGTCACCTTCGCGGTCCGCCTGCCGAAGTTCCGCCCCGGCGACGTGATCGACCCCGACGACGGCGAGGGGCCGGTGCTGGTGCGCTCGGTGCGGGGGAACCTCAAGGGCGTCCGCATGGCGACCGGCGAGCCCTACGAGGCCCGCTTCGAGGAGGGGGAGACGCCCGACGCCGAAACGGTCGGACACGTCGACGACGCCGTCGAGACGACCGTCGTGGCCGTCGAGGACGACAACGCGGTGCAGGTGCTCGACCCCGAGACGTACGAGGCGGTGACGGTGGCGCGCCCGTCGGGCGTCGACGAGGAGGCCGAGCGCGTCGAGGCGGTGAAGACCGACGCGGGACTGTACGTGGTGCCGGACGACGGGGAGGCCGAGGACGACACCGTCGACGGGGAGTAG
- a CDS encoding formate/nitrite transporter family protein has translation MSDDREGGPGEDPSGATLSYRNILEREMESALKEIDRPSKGVFLSGLSAGLNLSFGALFMAMVLTFSGGFDSALTRQAALAGISAIAFLFVVVGQTELFTAHTTMAVLPLANGDASPAEVLRLWSVVYVSNLVGCAAFVGVIAAVGEPMGIAEASAFGTLADALLGLPWWVTLLSGVVAGWLMGLATWLSAASRDTVGRVLLVLLVTATIGFGPFHHAILGTTEVLAALALTDGVTVADFAGFLVTTTVGNVLGGGVFVGLLNYGHVALAGDPQDVEFDAGGGD, from the coding sequence ATGAGCGACGACCGGGAGGGGGGCCCGGGTGAGGACCCGTCGGGCGCGACGCTGTCGTATCGGAACATCCTGGAGCGGGAGATGGAAAGCGCCCTCAAGGAGATCGACCGCCCGTCGAAGGGAGTGTTCCTCTCGGGGCTCTCGGCCGGGCTCAACCTCAGCTTCGGCGCGCTGTTCATGGCGATGGTGCTCACGTTCTCCGGCGGCTTCGACTCCGCGCTCACCCGACAGGCGGCGCTCGCGGGCATCTCCGCGATCGCGTTCCTCTTCGTCGTCGTCGGGCAGACGGAGCTGTTCACCGCCCACACGACGATGGCGGTCCTCCCGCTGGCGAACGGCGACGCCTCCCCGGCGGAGGTGCTCCGGCTGTGGAGCGTGGTGTACGTCTCGAACCTGGTCGGCTGTGCGGCGTTCGTCGGGGTGATCGCCGCCGTCGGCGAGCCGATGGGGATCGCGGAGGCGTCGGCGTTCGGCACGCTCGCGGACGCGCTGTTGGGGCTCCCGTGGTGGGTGACGCTCCTGTCGGGCGTCGTCGCGGGCTGGCTGATGGGGCTGGCGACGTGGCTGTCGGCCGCCAGCAGGGACACCGTCGGCCGCGTCCTGCTGGTGTTGCTCGTCACGGCGACCATCGGGTTCGGGCCGTTCCACCACGCGATCCTCGGGACGACCGAGGTGCTGGCGGCGCTGGCGCTGACCGACGGCGTCACGGTCGCCGACTTCGCCGGCTTCCTCGTCACGACGACCGTGGGGAACGTCCTCGGCGGCGGCGTGTTCGTCGGCCTGCTCAACTACGGACACGTCGCGCTCGCGGGCGACCCGCAGGACGTCGAGTTCGACGCGGGCGGCGGGGACTGA
- a CDS encoding cytochrome P450: MSTRPPGPRGEPLFGNGRRYSRDPFSFMTDVADAYGDVIRLDLGPRETYMLTNPRDIERVLVSDWSAFGKPSLDDAVDDLLGDGLLMSEGDRWRRQRDLANPAFHARRIAGLDDAIVSHTTDALAGWGNGDRIDVQLELARLTVRIIVTAMFGTGIDEGTVKTVQRNLEPLGQRFEPNAMRAVIPNWAPTRENREFHDAVATLEGVIDDLVARRRGTEETAPDPAGDAVDSPMPMDLLSILLRAHERGEQTEQDLRDELMTMLLAGHDTTALALTYTFYLLSRHPEAKARFQREVDALDGTPTASDVRDLEYTDRALSEAMRLYPPVYTLFRESKVDTRVAGYRVPQGSLVMLPQWVVHRSGRWYDDPEAFDPDRWAPERARERPRFAYFPFGAGPRHCIGKQFSLLEAKLILATVGRAFDFAYEGPELDLRGSLTMHPDHPMPLRLSER; the protein is encoded by the coding sequence ATGAGTACGAGACCCCCGGGCCCCCGCGGCGAGCCCCTGTTCGGGAACGGGCGGCGCTACTCCCGGGACCCCTTCTCGTTCATGACCGACGTGGCGGACGCCTACGGCGACGTGATCCGCCTCGATCTGGGTCCGCGGGAGACGTACATGCTCACGAACCCCCGCGACATCGAGCGCGTCCTCGTGTCGGACTGGTCGGCGTTCGGCAAGCCGAGCCTCGACGACGCCGTCGACGACCTCCTCGGCGACGGCCTGCTGATGAGCGAGGGCGACCGCTGGCGGCGACAGCGCGACCTCGCGAACCCCGCGTTCCACGCTCGCCGCATCGCCGGCCTCGACGACGCGATCGTCTCGCACACGACCGACGCGCTCGCCGGCTGGGGGAACGGCGACCGGATCGACGTGCAACTGGAGCTCGCGCGCCTCACTGTCCGGATCATCGTCACCGCGATGTTCGGCACCGGCATCGACGAGGGGACCGTCAAGACCGTCCAGCGGAACCTCGAACCGCTCGGGCAACGGTTCGAGCCGAACGCGATGCGCGCGGTGATCCCGAACTGGGCGCCGACCCGGGAGAACCGCGAGTTCCACGACGCCGTCGCGACGCTCGAGGGCGTCATCGACGACCTCGTGGCGCGCCGCCGCGGCACCGAGGAGACGGCACCCGACCCCGCCGGCGACGCCGTCGACTCCCCGATGCCGATGGACCTGCTGTCGATCCTCCTTCGCGCCCACGAACGGGGCGAGCAGACCGAACAGGACCTCCGGGACGAACTGATGACGATGCTGCTCGCGGGCCACGACACGACCGCCCTCGCGCTCACCTACACGTTCTACCTGCTCTCGCGACACCCCGAGGCGAAGGCGCGGTTCCAGCGGGAGGTGGACGCCCTCGACGGGACCCCGACCGCGAGCGACGTTCGGGACCTGGAGTACACCGACCGCGCCCTCTCGGAGGCGATGCGGCTGTACCCGCCAGTCTACACCCTGTTCCGCGAGTCGAAGGTCGACACCCGCGTCGCCGGCTACCGGGTTCCGCAGGGCTCGCTCGTCATGCTCCCGCAGTGGGTCGTCCACCGCTCCGGGCGGTGGTACGACGACCCGGAGGCGTTCGACCCCGACCGCTGGGCCCCCGAGCGCGCCCGCGAGCGACCACGGTTCGCGTACTTCCCGTTCGGCGCCGGGCCGCGCCACTGCATCGGCAAGCAGTTCTCGCTGCTGGAGGCGAAGCTCATCCTCGCGACCGTCGGGCGCGCGTTCGATTTCGCGTACGAGGGCCCCGAGCTGGACCTTCGGGGGTCGCTGACGATGCACCCCGACCACCCGATGCCGCTGCGGCTCTCGGAGCGCTGA
- a CDS encoding NUDIX domain-containing protein: MSYTVETSAVSYCPACGASLGARETHEGERPYCPDCDLTLYRNPIPMARATVVDGDRALLIEMGEGRDEGAWALAGGHCLCDEPPAVTAARELEEETGLSVDPADLTLVGDGFLRFEDGVSMVSFNYAAAAADATGTVEAADDAADARFWTRTEIEGSPPLLRASGRAQVLDAIDRLGRDR, translated from the coding sequence GTGAGCTACACCGTCGAGACGTCGGCGGTCTCGTACTGTCCCGCCTGCGGCGCGTCGCTCGGCGCCCGCGAGACCCACGAGGGCGAGCGGCCGTACTGCCCCGACTGCGACCTGACGCTGTACCGGAACCCGATCCCGATGGCCCGCGCGACGGTGGTCGACGGCGACCGCGCGCTGCTGATCGAGATGGGCGAGGGCCGCGACGAGGGCGCGTGGGCGCTGGCGGGCGGTCACTGCCTCTGTGACGAGCCGCCGGCGGTCACGGCGGCGCGGGAACTGGAGGAGGAAACCGGCCTGTCCGTCGACCCGGCGGATCTGACGCTCGTCGGCGACGGGTTCCTCCGGTTCGAGGACGGCGTGTCGATGGTCTCGTTCAACTACGCCGCCGCGGCCGCCGACGCGACCGGGACCGTCGAGGCGGCCGACGACGCCGCCGACGCGCGGTTCTGGACGCGAACCGAGATCGAGGGGTCGCCGCCGCTGCTGCGGGCGTCCGGGAGGGCGCAGGTGCTCGACGCGATCGATCGACTCGGAAGGGACCGGTAG
- a CDS encoding SPFH domain-containing protein yields the protein MMYAIGGMVLVLALVTLLSTVEIVQAYEQRALTVLGSYSGLLDPGIHLIPPFVSRTYRFDRRAQTIDVPTQEAITRDNSPVTADAVVYIRVVDAERSFLNVEDYRRATALLAQTSLRAVIGDMELDETLSRRDEINRRIRTNLQGPTDEWGVDVEMVEVKEVLPTQGVLDAMEEQTSAERRRRAMILEAQGERRAAVETAEGERTANVLSAQGEKVASVLEAQGDAVSTVLRARAAESMGERAIVDKGMETLAAIGQGESTTFVIPQELTSLLGRYGEQLSGSDVQDSAALDSLAFDDDERELLGLDSVAEMLEPEAENGAEANPEWESTYESG from the coding sequence ATGATGTACGCGATCGGGGGGATGGTGCTCGTCCTCGCGCTGGTCACGCTGCTGTCGACCGTCGAGATCGTGCAGGCCTACGAGCAGCGCGCCCTCACCGTGCTCGGCTCCTACAGCGGGCTCCTCGACCCCGGGATCCACCTGATCCCCCCGTTCGTCTCCCGGACCTACCGGTTCGACAGGCGGGCCCAGACCATCGACGTGCCGACCCAGGAGGCGATCACCCGCGACAACTCGCCGGTCACCGCCGACGCGGTCGTGTACATCCGCGTCGTCGACGCCGAGCGGTCGTTCCTCAACGTGGAGGACTACCGCCGGGCGACCGCGCTGCTCGCGCAGACCTCCCTTCGGGCGGTCATCGGCGACATGGAACTCGACGAGACGCTCTCGCGGCGCGACGAGATCAACCGCCGCATCCGGACGAACCTGCAGGGGCCGACCGACGAGTGGGGCGTCGACGTCGAGATGGTCGAGGTGAAGGAGGTGTTGCCCACGCAGGGCGTCCTCGACGCGATGGAGGAGCAGACCTCCGCCGAGCGCCGCCGCCGCGCCATGATCCTCGAGGCGCAGGGCGAGCGCCGCGCCGCCGTCGAGACCGCCGAGGGCGAGCGCACGGCGAACGTCCTCTCCGCACAAGGCGAGAAGGTCGCGTCGGTGCTGGAGGCGCAGGGCGACGCCGTCTCCACCGTCCTGCGCGCCCGCGCGGCGGAGTCGATGGGCGAGCGCGCCATCGTCGACAAGGGGATGGAGACGCTGGCGGCCATCGGTCAGGGCGAGTCCACCACCTTCGTCATCCCGCAGGAGCTGACGAGCCTGCTCGGCCGCTACGGCGAACAGCTCTCGGGATCGGACGTGCAGGACTCGGCGGCGCTCGACTCCCTGGCGTTCGACGACGACGAGCGGGAGCTGCTCGGGCTGGACTCCGTCGCCGAGATGCTCGAACCCGAGGCCGAGAACGGCGCGGAGGCGAACCCGGAGTGGGAGTCGACCTACGAGTCGGGGTGA
- a CDS encoding helix-turn-helix transcriptional regulator: MRRPAAAIALALVLALAGVTPALAAATASGGSTAAAAALDPSTSPPADLGSGFAQTGDIAADTVVLRAEIAEDGDAQWRIAYRIELSDENTTEAFESLQADIRENTSAYVARFEGRMATTVAAAENATGREMAATNFSVTAQRNPFPTSTDYGVVAYTFTWEGFAETQGQRVVAGDALAGLYLDSGTVLTVAWPEEYDARSVSPEADERSETAVTWRGERNFGPDQPSVVLVSGSALPVRPVYLAAAAVVLVGIAGAVLLRRRGDLPIDAGDDHDGLAGDSAAASGPDSASAAADSAAAAGDTDADGDGSDPGDTDAAASDGDATAPPEELLSPHERVLRLVTDNGGRMKQADVTEALGWSAARTSQVVGDLRDDGDIESFRLGRENVLRIPEADDEPHPGDTERGDDGSDE; encoded by the coding sequence ATGCGACGCCCCGCGGCGGCCATCGCGCTCGCGCTCGTTCTCGCGCTCGCCGGGGTCACCCCGGCGCTCGCGGCCGCTACGGCGTCCGGAGGTTCCACCGCCGCCGCTGCCGCGCTCGATCCGTCCACTTCGCCCCCGGCCGATCTCGGCTCCGGGTTCGCACAGACCGGCGACATCGCCGCCGACACCGTCGTCCTCCGGGCGGAGATCGCCGAGGACGGGGACGCTCAGTGGCGCATCGCCTACCGGATCGAGTTGAGCGACGAGAACACGACCGAGGCGTTCGAGAGCCTCCAGGCGGACATCCGCGAGAACACGTCCGCGTACGTCGCCCGCTTCGAGGGGCGGATGGCGACGACCGTCGCGGCCGCCGAGAACGCGACCGGGCGGGAGATGGCCGCCACGAACTTCTCGGTGACCGCCCAGCGCAACCCGTTCCCGACCAGCACCGACTACGGCGTCGTCGCCTACACGTTCACGTGGGAGGGCTTCGCGGAGACGCAGGGCCAGCGCGTCGTCGCCGGCGACGCGTTAGCCGGGCTGTACCTCGACTCGGGGACCGTCCTCACGGTCGCGTGGCCCGAGGAATACGACGCCCGCTCGGTGTCGCCGGAGGCCGACGAACGCTCGGAGACGGCGGTGACCTGGCGCGGCGAGCGAAACTTCGGCCCGGACCAGCCCAGCGTGGTGCTCGTCTCCGGCTCCGCGCTGCCGGTTCGTCCCGTCTACCTCGCGGCCGCAGCGGTCGTGTTGGTCGGCATCGCCGGCGCCGTTCTCCTCCGTCGCCGCGGCGACCTCCCGATCGACGCCGGCGACGACCACGATGGGCTCGCGGGCGACTCCGCGGCCGCCTCCGGCCCCGACTCGGCTTCGGCGGCCGCCGACTCGGCCGCGGCCGCCGGCGACACGGACGCCGACGGCGACGGGTCCGACCCCGGCGACACGGACGCCGCCGCGTCCGACGGCGACGCCACGGCCCCGCCGGAGGAACTCCTCAGCCCGCACGAGCGCGTGCTCCGGCTCGTGACGGACAACGGCGGGCGGATGAAGCAGGCGGACGTGACCGAGGCGCTGGGCTGGAGCGCCGCCCGGACCAGCCAGGTCGTCGGCGATCTGCGCGACGACGGCGACATCGAGAGCTTCCGGCTCGGCCGCGAGAACGTCCTCCGCATCCCGGAGGCCGACGACGAACCCCACCCCGGCGACACCGAACGCGGCGACGACGGGTCGGACGAGTGA
- a CDS encoding 2'-5' RNA ligase family protein, with protein MYSVNVPVPWPVRRLAASLEPDLTEFASIRDRHTLVVKRLDGRDLNDLHRIRERLRPALRGVAPFEVRVTGVDAFEDPPLGDGPVVYLAVEAVDPGDRGRDEGPTSRAGDGGSADRAGDASDDAAGSGDAPATDPLRTLHERLVREFGAVEGLEKADYVPHVTLARGYEGPGDPAAAVARLRERDLDDVRWTVDELGIWTREYKEIAARVPLRG; from the coding sequence GTGTACAGCGTCAACGTTCCCGTCCCCTGGCCCGTCCGACGCCTCGCGGCGTCGCTGGAACCCGATCTGACGGAGTTCGCGTCGATCCGCGACCGCCACACGCTCGTGGTCAAGCGCCTCGACGGCCGCGACCTGAACGACCTCCACCGGATCCGCGAGCGGCTGCGGCCGGCGCTGCGTGGCGTCGCGCCCTTCGAGGTGCGCGTGACCGGCGTCGACGCGTTCGAGGACCCGCCGCTGGGCGACGGGCCGGTCGTCTACCTCGCGGTCGAGGCCGTCGATCCGGGGGACCGCGGCCGCGACGAGGGGCCGACGAGTCGTGCCGGCGACGGAGGGTCTGCGGACCGCGCCGGCGACGCGAGCGACGACGCCGCAGGCTCCGGCGACGCGCCGGCGACGGATCCGCTCCGAACGCTTCACGAGCGGCTCGTCCGGGAGTTCGGCGCCGTCGAGGGGCTTGAGAAGGCCGACTACGTCCCGCACGTCACGCTCGCGCGGGGGTACGAGGGACCGGGCGATCCGGCGGCTGCGGTCGCGCGACTGCGTGAGCGCGACCTCGACGACGTGCGCTGGACGGTCGACGAGCTCGGGATCTGGACGCGCGAGTACAAGGAGATCGCCGCGCGAGTGCCGCTTCGGGGGTGA
- the lpdA gene encoding dihydrolipoyl dehydrogenase: MVVGDISTGTDVAVIGAGPGGYVAAIRAAQLGLDTTLIEKDAYGGACLNHGCIPSKAFIHGANVAHEAGNAEELGIYADPAVDVERMQRWKSGVVDRLTGGVEKLCKANGVNLVEGTATFADENKLRVAHEGAGQGSESIEFEHAIVATGSRPIQIPGFEFDGEHVLSSRDLLGMESLPDSLVVVGAGYIGMELSTMLAKLGTDVTVVEMLDDVLPGYEEDVQRIVRKRAEELGVEFHFGEGAAGWEETAEGGVAVTTETEEGEEAEYLADQVLVAVGRSPVTDTLELENAGLEPNENGFLETDHQARTDVDSIFAVGDVAGEPMLAHKASAEGIVAAEVAAGEPAALDYQAVPAAVFTEPEIATVGLTEAEAAEEGFEPVVGEMPFNASGRALTTTHTEGFVRIVADEGTGFVLGGQIVGPEASELIAELALAVEMGATLEDVAATIHTHPTLAEATMEAAENAMGRAIHTLNR, translated from the coding sequence ATGGTCGTCGGAGACATCTCGACGGGAACGGACGTGGCCGTCATCGGGGCCGGCCCCGGTGGCTACGTCGCCGCCATCCGCGCGGCACAGCTGGGGCTCGACACGACCCTCATCGAGAAGGACGCCTACGGGGGAGCCTGTCTCAACCACGGTTGCATCCCCTCGAAGGCGTTCATCCACGGCGCGAACGTCGCCCACGAGGCGGGCAACGCCGAGGAACTGGGCATCTACGCCGACCCCGCGGTCGACGTGGAGCGCATGCAGCGCTGGAAGAGCGGCGTCGTCGACCGCCTCACCGGCGGCGTCGAGAAGCTGTGCAAGGCCAACGGCGTCAACCTCGTCGAGGGGACCGCCACGTTCGCCGACGAGAACAAGCTGCGCGTCGCCCACGAGGGCGCCGGCCAGGGCAGCGAGTCCATCGAGTTCGAGCACGCCATCGTCGCCACGGGGTCACGCCCGATCCAGATCCCCGGCTTCGAGTTCGACGGCGAGCACGTGCTCTCCTCGCGCGACCTGCTCGGGATGGAGTCGCTCCCGGACAGCCTCGTCGTCGTCGGCGCCGGCTACATCGGCATGGAGCTGTCGACGATGCTCGCGAAGCTGGGCACCGACGTGACCGTGGTCGAGATGCTCGACGACGTGCTCCCCGGCTACGAGGAGGACGTGCAACGGATCGTCCGCAAGCGCGCGGAGGAGCTCGGCGTCGAGTTCCACTTCGGCGAGGGCGCCGCCGGCTGGGAGGAGACGGCCGAGGGCGGCGTCGCCGTTACGACCGAGACCGAGGAGGGCGAGGAGGCGGAGTACCTCGCGGATCAGGTGCTCGTCGCCGTCGGTCGCTCGCCCGTCACCGACACGCTGGAGCTGGAGAACGCCGGCCTCGAACCGAACGAGAACGGGTTCCTCGAAACGGACCACCAGGCCCGCACCGACGTGGACTCGATCTTCGCCGTCGGCGACGTGGCCGGCGAGCCGATGCTCGCGCACAAGGCCAGCGCGGAGGGGATCGTCGCCGCGGAGGTCGCCGCCGGCGAGCCCGCCGCCCTCGACTATCAGGCCGTGCCCGCGGCCGTCTTCACGGAACCGGAGATCGCGACCGTCGGGCTCACCGAGGCGGAGGCCGCCGAGGAGGGGTTCGAGCCTGTCGTCGGCGAGATGCCGTTCAACGCCTCCGGTCGCGCACTGACGACCACCCACACCGAGGGCTTCGTCCGGATCGTCGCCGACGAGGGGACCGGCTTCGTGCTCGGCGGGCAGATCGTCGGCCCCGAGGCGTCCGAGCTGATCGCCGAGCTCGCGCTCGCCGTCGAGATGGGCGCCACCCTGGAGGACGTGGCCGCGACGATCCACACCCACCCGACACTCGCGGAGGCGACGATGGAGGCCGCCGAGAACGCGATGGGGCGGGCGATCCACACGCTGAACCGGTAG
- a CDS encoding ABC transporter ATP-binding protein, with the protein MSDAEDDHGDFSSIRESVDGNPMTGLLRYCVPYWPRLSVGLAAAITTRLARLLPSLLVAAAIDRVILGSGEPGLLAQAGLLPGGTIAGEAARLAFLQRLVVIAALAYLIRSVTRFASRYLFQSTAQKVQRDLRNDTYDHMQRLSLGFFADHQTGAMMSVLNQDVNRLEQFLNTEIRQGIRVVATVGGIAAIMYTYSPKLALVALAPVPIIGLASGRFLTWIEPKYRGIRETVSRLNSRLENNIGGARVIKAFNRHDFELDRVAAQSERYHDEKVEAIRARRAFFSGLRLLTGVVFVAILWIAGSDIIRYGLGNTDPATLTAGSVALFFLLLRRLYSPMRRVGKTANKYQLAKSSAERVFGVLGYDPAVTSPADPYVPESVDGRVTFDEVRFGYTDEEEVISGIDLDVEPGETVGLAGTTGAGKSTLLKLIPRFYDVDSGAVEVDGVDVREYDLTELREHIGIVEQNPYMFSGTAAENIGYGDLSALDRDAAGAVAGDGADERAGRGGTDDGPGERIVEAAKAAEAHEFITDLPDGYDTQIGERGVKLSGGQRQRIAIARALLNDPEIIVLDEATSDVDTETEELIQRSLRRLIADRTAFVIAHRLSTIRDADRVVVMEDGRVIEQGSHDELVAADGDYADLWARQAGDGEEAESLAAADD; encoded by the coding sequence ATGAGCGACGCCGAGGACGACCACGGCGACTTCTCGTCGATCCGTGAGTCCGTCGACGGCAACCCGATGACCGGGTTGCTCCGCTACTGCGTGCCGTACTGGCCGCGGCTGTCGGTGGGGCTGGCGGCGGCGATCACCACGCGACTCGCCCGGCTGCTCCCCTCGCTGCTCGTCGCGGCGGCCATCGATCGCGTGATCCTCGGGAGCGGCGAGCCCGGCCTGCTCGCGCAGGCCGGGCTGTTGCCCGGCGGCACCATCGCGGGGGAGGCCGCGCGGTTGGCCTTCCTCCAGCGGCTCGTCGTCATCGCCGCGCTGGCGTACCTGATCCGGTCGGTGACGCGCTTCGCCTCGCGGTACCTGTTCCAGTCGACCGCCCAGAAGGTGCAACGCGACCTCCGCAACGACACCTACGATCACATGCAGCGCCTCTCGCTGGGGTTCTTCGCGGACCACCAGACCGGCGCGATGATGTCCGTGCTCAACCAGGACGTGAACCGCCTAGAGCAGTTCCTCAACACCGAGATCCGACAGGGGATCCGGGTCGTCGCCACCGTCGGCGGCATCGCGGCGATCATGTACACCTACTCGCCGAAGCTCGCGCTCGTGGCGCTCGCGCCGGTGCCGATCATCGGGCTGGCGTCGGGACGGTTCCTCACGTGGATCGAGCCGAAGTACCGCGGCATCCGCGAGACGGTCTCGCGGCTCAACTCCCGCCTGGAGAACAACATCGGCGGCGCCCGCGTCATCAAGGCGTTCAACCGCCACGACTTCGAGCTCGACCGCGTCGCCGCCCAGAGCGAGCGGTACCACGACGAGAAGGTCGAAGCGATCCGCGCGCGGCGGGCGTTCTTCTCGGGGCTGCGGCTGCTCACCGGCGTCGTCTTCGTCGCCATCCTCTGGATCGCCGGCAGCGACATCATCCGCTACGGCCTCGGCAACACCGACCCCGCGACGCTCACCGCCGGCTCGGTCGCGCTGTTCTTCCTCCTCCTGCGCCGGCTCTACTCGCCGATGCGCCGCGTCGGCAAGACCGCCAACAAGTACCAGCTCGCAAAATCCAGCGCCGAGCGCGTGTTCGGCGTGCTCGGTTACGACCCCGCGGTCACCTCCCCGGCCGACCCCTACGTCCCCGAGTCGGTCGACGGCCGGGTGACGTTCGACGAGGTCCGCTTCGGCTACACCGACGAGGAGGAGGTCATCTCCGGGATCGATCTGGACGTGGAGCCGGGCGAGACGGTCGGCCTCGCGGGCACCACCGGCGCCGGGAAGTCGACGCTCCTCAAGCTCATCCCGCGCTTTTACGACGTTGACTCCGGCGCCGTCGAGGTCGACGGCGTCGACGTGCGCGAGTACGACCTCACCGAACTCCGCGAGCACATCGGCATCGTCGAGCAGAACCCCTACATGTTCTCTGGGACCGCCGCCGAGAACATCGGCTACGGCGACCTCTCGGCGCTCGATCGGGACGCGGCGGGGGCTGTCGCCGGCGACGGTGCCGACGAGCGTGCCGGCCGGGGCGGGACCGACGACGGGCCCGGCGAGCGCATCGTCGAGGCCGCGAAGGCGGCCGAGGCCCACGAGTTCATCACGGACCTCCCGGACGGCTACGACACCCAGATCGGCGAGCGCGGCGTCAAGCTCTCGGGCGGCCAGCGCCAGCGCATCGCCATCGCGCGCGCCCTCCTGAACGACCCGGAGATCATCGTCCTCGACGAGGCGACCTCAGACGTGGACACCGAGACGGAGGAGCTGATCCAGCGCAGCCTCCGTCGGCTCATCGCCGACCGGACGGCGTTCGTCATCGCCCACCGGCTGTCGACCATCCGCGACGCCGACCGCGTCGTCGTCATGGAGGACGGCCGGGTCATCGAGCAGGGCTCACACGACGAGTTGGTCGCCGCCGACGGCGACTACGCGGACCTGTGGGCCCGGCAGGCGGGCGACGGCGAGGAGGCGGAGTCGCTGGCGGCGGCCGACGATTAG
- a CDS encoding UPF0175 family protein yields the protein MTIHGVDTALTLFKAGTLTRTQAARKAGVDLDRFDELCRRRGIGSAGPSLDPSGPSHVNAD from the coding sequence ATGACGATCCACGGTGTCGACACCGCCCTGACGCTGTTCAAGGCCGGAACGCTCACACGGACGCAGGCCGCCCGGAAGGCCGGCGTCGACCTCGACCGCTTCGACGAGCTGTGCCGCCGCCGCGGCATCGGATCCGCGGGGCCGTCGCTCGACCCGAGCGGCCCCTCACACGTCAACGCCGACTGA